The nucleotide window AATTATATCTTCTTGCTTCCAAGTCTTCTAAGTTCCAAACTTAATTTGTAAATAATCTTAATCCAATTTATTAATATCCATGTTTATTTGAGTGAAATATTGAAGCTAAAGTTGCTTGCTCATTGCTTCAGCAACCATCTTAAATCTTTTTTCTTGTTGGCATCAGGGCGGAGCAAATGCTGGACATACCATTTACAATGCTGAGGGCAAAAAGTTTGCTCTCCATCTTGTTCCTTCGGGAATCCTGAATGAGGAAACTCTGTGTATAATTGGTAATGGAGCTGTAGTACATCTTCCTGGGCTTTTTCAAGAAATTGATGGTCTGGAATCCAATGGAGTCTCCTGTGAAGGAAGAATATTGGTGTCTGATCGTGCCCATTTGTTATTTGATTTTCATCAAGTTGTTGATGGACTTAGAGAAGCGGAACTTGGGAATTCTCTTATTGGAACAACAAAGCGAGGAATTGGTCCTTGCTATTCAAGCAAGGTTATACGGAATGGAATAAGAGTGTGCGATCTCAGACATATGGATACTTTTGTTCAGAAGCTTGATACTTTAATGAGGGATGCTGCTTCCCGGTTCGAAGGATTTAAATACAATGTCGACATGCTTGACAAGGAAGTTGACAGTTACAAGAAATTTGCAGAGAGGTTGGATCCATTTATTTCAGATACTGTGCATGTCATTAATGAGTCAATCTTGCAAAAGAAGAGCATATTGGTTGAAGGTGGTCAAGCAACAATGTTGGATATTGACTTTGGAACTTACCCATTTGTGACTTCCTCAAGTCCTTCAGCTGGTGGAATATGCACAGGTCTTGGGATAGCTCCCAGATGCCTTGGTGATATTATTGGTGTTGTGAGTAGAATCTTTCTTTTATACTTCCCTGGTGGTTTTTCCCattctaaattttatatttaatgttTGTGCAGGTGAAAGCTTACACCACTCGAGTTGGTTCTGGTCCTTTTCCAACTGAAATTTTAGGTAAAAGTGGTGATGTTCTTAGAGTTGCTGGCATGGAGTTTGGAACAACCACTGGTCGTCCTCGGCGCTGCGGATGGCTCGATATAGTTGCACTAAAGTACTGCTGCCAGATAAATGGTTTTTCATCACTCAATCTCACCAAGCTTGATGTGCTGTCTGAACTTTCAGAAATCAAGCTAGGTATCTCTTACAGACGAAAAAATGATGGTGAAAAGGTCGAGTCATTCCCTGCAGACCTTCATCTTATGGAGCAAACACAGGCATGTTTTTAATAGCTTTACAGTTATCCTCTGTTAAGTTCATTTCGAACCATGAACTTAACTTATAATATCAACTACCTTCGTTGGTAAAGATTTTAATTGTTGATGATAATGTCCAATCTTATATTCACTGCTTACTCATTCTACAAAAAAAGAATTTTAATGCTAACAACAGCTGCTGATTATTGCAAGAGTTTTGGTTCTTACCCTGTCTGAACCTCAATCTttgtttcatttatttattttttcggtGTTGGACATGGACGTGATATGTAGGtggatttcttttctttcggAAGAATTCTTggaatctttatttttttcttttggtgaTGTAGGTCGATTATGAAGTGCTACCGGGATGGCAGTGTGATATTTCATCGATCCGGAACTACAAAGACCTTCCCTCAATGGCTCATCGGTATGTTGAACGGATAGAAGAGCTTGTCGGTGTCCCCATTCACTATATCGGTGTTGGACCAGGACGCGATGCCCTTATCTTCAAATAAGTCAGGTTCCTGGTCCACTATCATTATTAGAAGTCTTGTATTTTGATGTGCTTCTAAGGCATACCAAATCAGACTCTCCACTCCTTTCTTGAATATGTTCTCATTCATGCTGAAGAAAAGATATGGATCAATTGGAATTTGAGTTTCAAAATGAAACAGGAAAATTTGATCCATCATTTGGTGTGGCCAATTTTATCTACTAGATTTTTTTGTGCATGTATAACCAAAGTGTAAGTTCTTGTAATGCTCATCTTATGAGGAATCAATGAAAAGTTAATGATAGAAATAAGCTGGATTTTCCAGCAATCATCTATTAATGTTATTATCATCtactttaccttttttttttttttttggtgcacCCACTCATCTATTATTGTTGGACCCAATAATCATCTATTAATGTTAATATATTACTGACAGGCTTCGAGGTTTTTAGATGTTTTTTTCTACTCTCTCAATTATCTTATAATAATATACtgagatttttaaatttattttggatatttattattattattattaactattCTGAGTAACTAAACACAACCAACATGAGGAAATTTGAGTTCGTGGTGGTTCACCAACCTTTGCAGGAGACGTACCTTGAACCAACTAGAGCAGTTGACAATTTAAGACCCGAATTTGATCGCACTTGCGACTTCATTACTCATAAAGTAGAGCCAACTGCTTTTCGCTACCCACCGCCGCCCCCATTTGCCAATATGGTGGTGAATTTGTTACTAACAGCCACTTTTCGCTACGAACAGTGTCCAGGCAGGCACTTCTCGACCCGTAGCCGCAGGACAACCCGATCCAAGAAGACCCGATTCGGTGATCTTGACCCTCTTTCTATCAACCAACCGGAAAGCGTTTCTCGTGCTGCGCCGTCGGTCGGCCGGGAGACGGGAACAGCAGAATCCCTCTTCCCTGGTGTTATAAACCTATTCCAACGCCCCCAGTCAAGTTCTTTTGCGCAAATCGTACGGGAAGGTTTAATCCACGGGTCCCTTCGGTCCAACCAATGGGATGGCGTTTTCTCGTGTTGCAACGCTCGGCTGGGACACTGGAGCAGCAGCATCTCCCTTCCATCGCCTCATAAATCTCTTCCAACGTCCCCAATTAAGTCTTTTCCGAATCTTTAGTGTGAAGTCTAAGCGTGGACCCTTACCACGCACCAATCGTAATCCGTTCTCTCGTGTTGCATCGTTCGCCCACGACACTGCAGCAGCAGCGTCCCTCTTCCGTGGTATCATAAATGTCTTCCAGCGCCCCCAATCAATGCGTGCAAATGGGTGCGACTGAGGCCCATGTCCGAGCGGAGATTTCTAGCTGAGATAGGGTAAAGATTCTGCTTTGTCTCGACCATGTCGATCGCCGCGGCGTTGGTTGTGGTTCCCCTCGgccttcttttcctcctctcgGGGTTAATCGTGAATCTCGTCCAGGTAGCCTCATTTTTCGCCAGTTCTTGTTCTTTTCTTGTCGCAGCTTTTTTCTTTGATAGATTTTTAGTTTTTTGTATAGATTGGTGGAATATGGGTGGAATTTCCAGTTTTTGTTTGAAGAAGTCGGATAATTTTAGCTGCTGTTGTAGTTTAGGTTTGGTTTTTAGTTCGTTATGGCATTTCATGTTCCTTGTCGTCTTGTTATAGACCAGACGGTGATTCACGCATTTTCTTTGTCTTAGATTTGAGCCTTTTGACGTTTTCAATCTACTTATCTCATTTACTTGTGTTCTGTCTTTTTGTTATTTGTCAAAGATTCGATTTTTCTTTCTATATTAGATTTTCTGCAAGCATGGTggctatttatttttaatttccttCGCTGCAGGCTATCTTTTTCATCACAATTCGGCCTTTCTCGAAAAGTCTTTACAGGAGGATTAACAGAGTGGTGGCGGAATTACTGTGGCTCCAGGTTATCTGGCTTGTTGACTGGTGGGCTGGTGTCAAGGTAAACTTTCTTAAAGTTCTAAATTTCATCATAATTATTTCCTCTGACCATTTGCTCATCTGGTATGACTGACATATCCTGTTTGGTGTCTGTGGATTACTGTCTATTTTGCATGTTGAGGTGATGCTGATGCATGTTCGCTGCAGCATCTTAAGCAGGGAACTTGCTCTGTATCCGCTGATACAGGTTGAAATTGATCGGAATTTGATTGGTACCGACCTAGATTGAGTCTAGTTTTAACCCCAATGGTGAAATTGACTGTCGGGGCCTCTTTTGGGCTTTAAATCCTCCTCTATCCCCCTCTTTTGGTCACTCTCATGCACTCTATTCTCACTCTTTCTCACACTCTTACTCGTgattaaaattcaaatgaaaacCTAAAATAGACCCTTTAAAACCTAATATGCCAAAAGGAACTAGATCAATTTTATAACCTCATAATCGGAGATGATGAGATGAAAGCTCTTAGTTGAACAAATTCTTTTAGCATGGAAGTTGTATAGCAATATAAACAAACTATAAtctttattatgatttttttttcgcaTCATGTCATACTTAAAGAGGCCAACTCTAATGCTAAATCCATCCTAGAATGTCTAGTTTTAATCGGATCAATGGGCTTACAAAGAGCATTTATGTCTTGAAGCATACATGAACGAAGAATGTTTCCCAATAAGATTACTAAATTAGACAAAAGAAAAacttacaaatctttacaaacttTTTCTTCTCAGAAGATGAGGAGTCTAAGAGAGCGTCAACTGGCTTATGAGATCGAGGTGATTCTTTATTGCTTGTCGATGCCCTTACAAGATGTACTAAGGGGTTTTTATAGAGATATAAGAGTGTTGAGAGGATTCTGAAGGATGTTAAagtttttatcttcttttatttttttctcaaataaagCTAACATTCTACTTTCGAAGTGGCTTGCCATATTTGCTCCGGTGGTGAtgcttttttgttatttttcatcGGTCGGTTGTTATCCTGTGTCAATTGAAGTGacttcttatcatttagtatcagttGGGTCGCCCCTTGAAGATTCTTTACTTATACCCCATTTTCATCcatgatttcttcttcatctgcattgttttatattattatgcattatacTTCATTTACAAGTTCATCAGTTCCATTACCTTCCTATGGTCTAATAGTATCAGTTTCATTTACAAATACATCGACCCAGTCTTCAGTGTCGTCCTAAATGGTGGTGCATATATAATTCTTGTTCCATGATAATTTCTTGATTCACCTAATCTGTCATTGGGAtatagattatatgtgatataaatTTATTAGAATATACCTCGTATTATGAACCTTAATCTACTAGCCTCATATTGTATTAAACTCTATTGTTTATAGTGTAATGTGCTTTGTACTTCTAATAGATTCTTTAGTTGACCTTTAATGAGATCTAATTAAGTAAAAAATGACTAAGAAATAGTAAGAGGAATGAATCAGAATAGATCTCATCAAAGGTCAAATGAAGACTATAGTATTAGAAGGTATAAGACACATTACATTACAAGGGATATAGTTCAATACAGGATGAGGCTAGTAGCTTAAGGTTCGTGGTACGAGGTGtattttgataaatttatatCACCTATACATCTTATTCCAAGAACAGATTATCATTGAACAAGAACTATGTATGCATTATTTGGGGGAAGACATTGGAGATTAGAACAAAGTACCAGGGGATAATATCGAACCATGGGAAGATAATGGCAATGTTGAACTTATAAGCAAAGTACAATAcatgataatataaaataatatagatgaagaagaaatgatGTTTGAAAATAAGATATAACTGAAGAATCTTGAAATGACCACTCAACCGATACTAGACAATGAGAAGACACTTTAGTCGACACAAGACAACAACAAACAGTTgcaaaataacaaaaatagaatGTTAGATTTgttagaagaaaaaaagaagataaaaagaagCCACTTTAGTCGACACAAGACAACAACCAACAATTGCAAAAGAACAAAAATAGAATGTTAGATttgttagagaaaaaaaaaagaagataatagttgtaaccagggtttgccgtaccgagccgtaccgcccggtacgggcggtacgtatcggtccgacaagTTGTCGGTACATGGACCACActgtaccggtccgcactgtagcagtgctacagtgctcggtacacctcggtgtaCCGGTCagtacacccgtaccgtaccgagcacgaGTCGAAAcgccagtacggtacggtacggcgaaccttggttgtAACAAACTTTAGAATACTCTCGACTCTCTTGTATTTCTATAAAAACCATTTAGTTCATCTTGTAAGGGCATTAACAAGCAATTGATGCTCTCTTATACTCCTCATCCTCATAGAAGAAAATGTTTGTAAAACTTTGGAAGTTTTTCTTCTGCCTTGAATAAAttagtgattttttttaaaatgttcTTTCTAGATGTACAACTTAAATACTTGAATGCTTTTTGTAGGTCTGTTGGTTTAACTTATGATACTAGACACCATAGAGTTGGCCTCTTTAAGCATGGCATCATACGAAAAATCTTTATAGTAAAGATTATATAGTTTATTTAAATTGTAATAGAACTTTCAGACTGAAAGGATTTTTTCAACTAGGAACTTCTATCTCATCATCTCTAGTTCAGAGGTTATAAGGTTGAACTAGTTCCTTTTGTGAGGTTTTTTGGGGATCAGGATTTGGGTTCCGGGTTTAAGGTTTAAAGGGTCGATTTTAGGTTTTAGTATTAGATTGATTCAAGATCAATGGAAGCAACTTCACGGAGGCTCATATATCTAAGCAACTTCCTTAGATACACtttattattttctaaatataatttatataccaaTAAATTAGGACAAAAAACCCTAAGAAATGATTTTCAATTTTTTGgtcatttttttatctttttcctgAAAAACAAGTATGCCAGTGTCGACCGGTATGTAACAATCTGGCCAGGGACCGATACCACCAGCCGGCATGGCACAGTGGTTCTTGGATTTCAGTTCTATTGAACAGGGACATGTTGGTCAACATGCTCGTATGGCATGGATTGGCATGACATAAATCTGAAATCCATGGTTGGAACAAGTATATCTGTCATCTTTATACCATAGTAATTATTGTTACATCCAAACCACTTAATTATACAAAATACTATACTTTCTGCAAAAGCATTGTCAATGTCATGATGGGATATGATGACTGTAGACATTCAATCCTTTGAAAGATCCGTGTTCTGAAAAGCAGTTGTTTCTATCTATGCTGCACATGTATAAACTTATTTATAACTTTTTCACATGAATTTCAAATGTTAATGTTTGAATCCATTGAGATGGCAACAGACATTTTAATGAGAGCTCTCATCCTGCCTCTTCTTCTACTGCTACAACATAATTTTGTCCTTATTATTGTGATGTGGCATCTCCAAAATTGTTGTCTGTACTACTGATATCTACATTTTATGTTTCTTTGTAACCAAGTGGTTATCCTACTTGACTTGGTGGTTCATGAGATGTATGCTGCTTATGATATATTTTAAGATTTAATAAGTGGATAATGTACATTTCATGGTTGCAGGTCCAGTTATTTGCGGATTCAAAAACTTATGCATTAATGGgtaattactctctctctctctctctctctctctctctctccctccctccctccaggAAACTAAAGACATTCTCACAAAGTTGAATGGTTGTTTTCTTGGGCCTCATGTAATGTGGAGCAAGGAATGGAATTTCAGGTACCAGTCGATGGTCCCTTCCATGTTGACCCTCCAACAGATGATATGCTGGCATGTACCGCCGGTACCCTTCTGCTGTTGGGGGGTTGGGAGGAAGagggaaggaagaggaagaggaaggaaggaggaggagaacaagaagaagagaagCGGGAGAATGAGAATCAATGAAGATGGTGTGGTGGGCTGCAAGTGACAGGTGGATGGTTGGTGGGTTGGACAACAGTGGTAAGGTGACAGCATGGAGGAGAGATGGGCTTGTGAGGAGTCATGAGCCCTAAAACAAAACACTTGATACTTTTAAAGACCAAAAAAGAAAGATAGCCATGCTGCTATAAAGAAAAAAGGCTGAACTGCACTACTTGAAATGGGGCGGTCCGGACCTTGATTCATGCTCATACTAGTAAATACCtgttagttcggactggtttgagcaAAATTGAATTTCCTACCATGGAGTCATATTGTTTA belongs to Musa acuminata AAA Group cultivar baxijiao chromosome BXJ1-11, Cavendish_Baxijiao_AAA, whole genome shotgun sequence and includes:
- the LOC135597229 gene encoding adenylosuccinate synthetase, chloroplastic-like, coding for MTAASLTLDLANPVSLRRVSSHGGSRRWVGHHGPSFLRLPKGLRCSRRAPARVLVPAAALTAVEEVGAVDRIASLSQVAAVLGTQWGDEGKGKLVDILARNFDVVARCQGGANAGHTIYNAEGKKFALHLVPSGILNEETLCIIGNGAVVHLPGLFQEIDGLESNGVSCEGRILVSDRAHLLFDFHQVVDGLREAELGNSLIGTTKRGIGPCYSSKVIRNGIRVCDLRHMDTFVQKLDTLMRDAASRFEGFKYNVDMLDKEVDSYKKFAERLDPFISDTVHVINESILQKKSILVEGGQATMLDIDFGTYPFVTSSSPSAGGICTGLGIAPRCLGDIIGVVKAYTTRVGSGPFPTEILGKSGDVLRVAGMEFGTTTGRPRRCGWLDIVALKYCCQINGFSSLNLTKLDVLSELSEIKLGISYRRKNDGEKVESFPADLHLMEQTQVDYEVLPGWQCDISSIRNYKDLPSMAHRYVERIEELVGVPIHYIGVGPGRDALIFK